A portion of the Glycine max cultivar Williams 82 chromosome 10, Glycine_max_v4.0, whole genome shotgun sequence genome contains these proteins:
- the LOC102664894 gene encoding uncharacterized protein: MPYDEHRGVREFDLISCFSGHLRWGPVVVRHRLERVMQQFRYVQTIPIEATGFRLSFEEIDDKWMHYSDYLAVTGQICVVPGQCASDYMDWFFMISHPFMTPEQPANPARHPPVTQHDTYVEPHILRSQWHQQHRHMPLLMWSNLDM, translated from the coding sequence ATGCCCTACGATGAGCATCGAGGAGTTCGagagtttgatttgatttcatgCTTCTCCGGACATCTACGATGGGGGCCCGTTGTCGTGAGACACCGCCTAGAGAGGGTGATGCAACAATTCAGATATGTTCAGACTATTCCTATAGAGGCTACAGGTTTCAGGTTGTCATTTGAAGAAATTGACGACAAGTGGATGCACTACTCAGACTATCTTGCAGTAACAGGGCAGATTTGTGTTGTGCCAGGACAATGTGCATCAGATTACATGGACTGGTTCTTCATGATTTCTCATCCGTTCATGACACCTGAACAGCCTGCAAATCCAGCCCGACATCCACCTGTGACACAACATGACACATATGTGGAGCCACATATCCTGAGGTCCCAATGGCACCAGCAGCACCGGCACATGCCTCTTCTGATGTGGAGCAACCTAGACATGTAG
- the LOC102665030 gene encoding probable L-type lectin-domain containing receptor kinase S.5 produces the protein MFIIMLLLLSNLMIQPQSGASTVVDPNTFSFVTFTPESCTNGELLCMGSATAGNGYLSLTPEPQQSGNLSLSLSNTTNSVGRVLYPHPVKVWPAIISTTFTVRITPFSENSTNAGDGMALVFAQDNRPSPNGSYLGMFDQSTQGGGFQKIALEMDTFMNEFDLDGNHIGIVTTSITNPLASESLNSSGIDLKSGRDIEVRVDYDGWSKMIFVSVGYTESQLKSVLNHSINLPDIVPSSIYVGFTASTGNNTFPESHQVLNWVFTSVPLPILSVELTKVGTIKTILVVVMVCLFPCIWIAASLRRTYVRAKKKGDIESLTKKAADIPKVFTYKQLSRATCKFSQENLLGKGAFGSVYRGIILDSGKTVAVKKISATSKQGEREFLAEICTIGRLRHKNLVKLQGWCSEGENLLLVYDYMQNGSLDHFIGKGSLNWQTRHKILTGLASALLYLHEECGNPFVHRDVKPNNVMLDSNHNAHLGDFGLARLLKNEGSVTTNLNGTLGYLAPELSFTGRATPESDVYSFGMVVLEVICGKRLNWLKQGNSFVDSVWNLHAQNALLECVDQRLENKFDEEEAKRALMVGLACLHPDSMFRPRMRKAVNIFQSPNEPLMELPGVRPTGVYVSVSSSSSLASNSSSRVIIVYDYLPARFLEPLRTKFQLHLSTIFQIIKDRDETTTSSVTAIHHQVVNWGR, from the exons ATGTTCATAATCATGCTTTTGTTGCTCTCTAACTTGATGATCCAACCACAAAGTGGTGCAAGCACTGTAGTTGATCCTAACACTTTCTCCTTTGTTACTTTCACTCCCGAGAGTTGCACCAATGGTGAGTTGCTTTGCATGGGTTCAGCCACCGCTGGAAATGGGTATTTGAGTCTCACCCCAGAGCCACAACAAAGTGGCAATTTAAGTTTATCATTGTCTAACACAACAAACAGTGTTGGAAGGGTTTTGTACCCTCATCCTGTGAAGGTTTGGCCTGCCATTATCTCCACCACATTCACTGTTAGGATCACTCCCTTTTCGGAAAATTCAACCAACGCTGGTGATGGAATGGCATTAGTGTTTGCACAAGATAATAGGCCCTCACCAAATGGCTCTTATCTTGGCATGTTTGATCAGTCTACACAAG GAGGCGGTTTTCAAAAAATAGCTCTGGAGATGGACACTTTCATGAATGAATTTGATCTAGATGGAAACCACATTGGAATAGTCACAACAAGCATAACAAATCCACTTGCATCTGAGAGTCTCAATAGCTCTGGCATTGACCTCAAAAGTGGAAGAGACATTGAGGTCAGAGTTGACTATGATGGATGGAGTAAAATGATTTTTGTCTCTGTGGGATACACTGAGAGCCAATTGAAGAGTGTCCTTAACCATTCAATTAACCTACCTGACATAGTTCCAAGCTCCATTTATGTAGGATTCACAGCCTCCACAGGCAACAACACTTTTCCTGAAAGCCACCAAGTCCTCAATTGGGTATTCACATCAGTGCCACTGCCTATTCTTTCTGTTGAACTCACTAAAGTTGGCACCATCAAGACCATATTGGTAGTTGTCATGGTATGCTTATTTCCTTGCATTTGGATAGCTGCTTCTTTGAGGAGAACATATGTAAGGGCTAAAAAGAAAGGGGATATAGAAAGCCTAACAAAGAAGGCTGCTGATATCCCCAAGGTGTTCACTTACAAGCAACTATCAAGGGCAACATGCAAATTCAGCCAGGAAAATCTTTTGGGAAAAGGTGCATTTGGTAGTGTTTATAGAGGCATCATATTGGACTCCGGAAAAACTGTAGCAGTAAAGAAGATTTCAGCAACTTCTAAGCAAG GTGAAAGAGAGTTCTTAGCTGAAATATGTACCATAGGGCGTCTTAGGCACAAAAACTTAGTGAAGCTCCAAGGCTGGTGCAGCGAAGGTGAGAATCTTCTCTTGGTTTATGATTACATGCAAAATGGAAGCCTTGATCACTTCATAGGCAAGGGCAGTCTGAACTGGCAAACCAGGCACAAGATATTGACAGGATTGGCATCAGCATTACTTTACCTTCATGAAGAGTGTGGAAACCCTTTTGTTCACAGAGATGTTAAGCCTAACAATGTCATGCTGGACTCTAATCACAATGCTCATTTAGGAGATTTTGGACTAGCAAGGTTACTCAAAAATGAAGGTTCAGTGACTACAAATCTAAATGGAACTCTAGGATATTTGGCTCCTGAACTAAGCTTTACCGGGAGAGCTACACCGGAATCAGATGTGTATAGCTTTGGCATGGTAGTTCTTGAAGTCATATGTGGGAAAAGGTTAAACTGGCTTAAGCAAGGGAATAGTTTTGTAGATTCCGTATGGAATTTGCATGCTCAAAATGCGTTGCTTGAGTGTGTTGACCAACGACTAGAGAACAAATTCGATGAGGAAGAAGCAAAAAGGGCATTGATGGTTGGTTTGGCTTGTTTGCATCCTGATTCCATGTTCAGGCCAAGGATGAGAAAAGCGGTGAACATTTTTCAGAGCCCAAATGAACCTTTAATGGAATTACCTGGAGTGAGGCCTACTGGAGTTTATGTATCAGTTTCTTCTAGTTCATCATTAGCCTCCAACTCTAGCTCTAGAG TGATCATTGTCTATGATTACTTACCAGCAAGGTTTTTGGAGCCTCTGCGAACGAAATTTCAGCTGCATTTGTCCACAATTTTCCAGATTATCAAAGATCGCGACGAAACCACAACCTCGAGTGTGACTGCCATTCACCACCAAGTAGTAAATTGGGGaagataa